A single Lactuca sativa cultivar Salinas chromosome 8, Lsat_Salinas_v11, whole genome shotgun sequence DNA region contains:
- the LOC122195442 gene encoding uncharacterized protein LOC122195442 has product MLLWGKEERLMSNLEKTEKMLEERGLMLEKMTKEIDKKVETQKALQTEADMLFRFRLLCKRIRPLRETEQQNMKKEESGDEMEEKFSGLKTTYLQMRKSMG; this is encoded by the exons ATGTTGTTGTGGGGGAAGGAGGAGAGGTTGATGTCAAACCTAGAGAAGACAGAGAAGATGCTTGAAGAGAGAGGGTTAATGTTGGAGAAGATGACGAAGGAAATTGATAAGAAAGTCGAGACTCAGAAGGCACTCCAAACGGAAGCCGACATGCTGTTTCGATTCAGATTATTATGCAAG AGAATCCGGCCATTGAGAGAGACGGAACAACAAAATATGAAGAAAGAG GAAAGTGGGGATGAAATGGAAGAAAAATTCTCCGGGCTAAAGACCACTTATTTGCAAATGAGAAAATCGATGGGATGA